The sequence below is a genomic window from Piliocolobus tephrosceles isolate RC106 chromosome 8, ASM277652v3, whole genome shotgun sequence.
AGTAGCCCTGGCCTTGGGCAGGGAACCCAGACGGGGACTAGAGGAAAGAACGCCCAGAAAGGCTCCGGGCGGGGGAGCCCACGGGCTGCCCTCACCTTGGAAGCAGCCACCTCCATAGCCACCTGTGTACACCCAGGCCGTGTGGTCATAGCCGATGCCCCACACCACGCCCTGGCTGTTGGCCTCCACCATCCGCAGGTGGCCTCCCATCTGCCGCCAGAACCTGGAAGGATGGGAGAGGGCAGGAGGAAACCCCTCAGGCCCCACCTTTCAACCCTGCCTGGCTGCCATCTTGTTCCATGGCCTCCCGTGGTTCTGGGATTTTTCCCAGCCCTCCTCGGTCTCCAAGCACAGACCGTCCACCCTGCCTGACCTCCATGTTCATATTAATCAACACTAAAGAGATTCAGCCCACGAGAGGTGCAGGGTCTTGGCACTGTGGCTGTGTGGGTCAGACCCCTCCACGGGCTGGGAGTCTTCTGGAACCCACCCACCTCATCCCCACGGTGACACGGAGGGGGTGAGGCCAGCGGCGTGTTTCACAGGGCCCCTTGGGGTCTGGGACCTGGGGGAACGGGCTGGCCACGGCGGCAGGTGCAGCCAGGCTTGAATGTCACACAGCAGAGCCAGACGTGACGTCTAATCCTCTGCATGAGTGACAGCACAGCCCTTGGGCTTCCAGGGTGTCGGCAGGAGGCGACGCCACCACCGCATGGCCTCCTGGACGGGCAGAGTGCAGGCTGCAGCTGGTGCAGGTCAGCCTCCTGTGGCCGAGGCCCTGTCACTGTCACTGTCACCAGAGGTGGTCTGAATCCTGACAGGATATTGCTGTCCTCTCCTGCAGCCAGGGCTTCTGGCTCACTACGTCCCCAGCCCCAGTGCCCACAGGTCATGAAGCCCAGGACCTCGTCGGCTTGGGGAGACCCCCTGGGGCAGCCTCTCTGTCCCACAGGAGACAGATGCATAGCCCACATGTCCGCAGCTGGGTCCTCCTCCTCAGGACTCAGCTCAGACTCCCCCAGGGAAACTCGTTGCccctttgtggctttttttttttttttttggtagagatgagtctggctatgttgcccaggctggtcttgaacttctgacatcaagtgatcctcctacctcagcctccccaagtgatgagactgcaggtgtgagccaaccTGCCTAGCCCCGCCTTGCGGCTGTCAATGTCCCCAACAGAACAATGCCTCCTAGGCTTGTGCGTCCAGCCCTGCCCTCACCCCGCTCCAGCCTGGCTACCCTGGGTCCCCCGGGTCCCATCTCCACCGGCACTTCCCAGTGCCAAACATCAAATCCTCTCTCCGCCCACTCCCGCTGGACTTCAAACACCACCAACTCTGCCTTGACTATGCCCCCAAACTCTCCTCCCCCAGCGGttctctcctctctgcccccAGGCCCCGGGCGGCCCCTGCAGCAGGGCCTCAGCTGGAGCTGGAGGTGGCCGAGCACCGGGTCTGTACCCTGGGCAGGTGTAGAGACATGGCTGCTTTGCCAGGGCCTGGAAGCCCCCTGGGGTGGAGAACTGCACCCCTCACCCACACTCCACATTCCTCCCGAAGCGCAGAGGCTCCTGGGCGGCACTGACCCACCCTGGGCCCGGTGGGGCTTCTGGTTCCCCCTCCTGGGGTCTTTGGACAGGCCCAGGGGACTTGGGGGCCTGGGAACCAGTGGCTGTGCTTCTGGCTGGTCAGCGAGAAGCTTGGCCCTGCGTGGACTCCAGTCTTCTGGACCCCCCTACTGTAACCATGAGCTCTGGGTGAggccaggccccaggccccaccCGGAGTGCAGCCCACTCACATCTGGTCGCAGGGCAGGGGGTGCTCGTGGGCCTCCAGGTCGGGGCTGGGCTCGCTCACGAAGATGTCCCCCTTGCAGGTGATGGACCAGATGGCCTGCGGGGACGGGCGGCCCTGCACCTTCCGGCTCTCGCAGCAGGACAGGCTGAGCAGGGCGAGCTGCTGTGGTACAACGCTGGTCACTGCCgagcaggccaggccaggccgcCCCACCGTGGctgtcccttcccccagcccaaGGGGACCATTGCCCACTCACCCAGTCATTCATGTCCTGCTCGGTGGCGGCGGCCAGACGCACCGGCCACCTCTGCCGTGTCCGCTCGGGGGTGTACAGGGCAAAGGAGTGCTTGGTCTCATTCAGCACTGGGACCAGCGCCACCACCTCGTTCAGGAATATGTGGGTGTACTGTTCACAGAGCAGGCGCCCGGCAGGGCTGTCACCCAGGGCAGGAGGCCTCTGGAGGGCGACCCTCACTGTGCTTCACCCTGGGACCCTGCCCTCGGACACCCTCTCTCCTGGCACCCCTggccctgccccttcccctgggTACCCCCAGCTCTGCCCCCTCCCTTGGTACTTCATTTCTTTACCCCCTCCCCTGGGCACCCCCATTTCTGTACCCCTCCCCTGACACCCCAGCCCTGTGTCCCCTCCCTGGCTCCATCTTCCGTGGGACCTGCGGGCACCTTCTTCTCCTCGTGGACCACGTAGTAGATGAAGAGGATGCTGTCCCGGGCGCCGTCGTGCCCCGTGAACTGCTCCAGGGCCACGCGCACGTCCACCCACTTGTGGGGCTTCCAGTCACACCACCACTGCAGCGTCCCGGTCTTCACCCACACCGACTGCGCAGGCCGGGGCAGGGGACACCGTCACAGGCAGGCCCGGGGTGCAAGGGGAGGAGAGCGGGGCCGGGGGTGcccagaggaggaggcagggctggggtaGGGCCCACCTGGCACTCCAAGCTCTCAGCCCAGCTCCCCCCAGGCTAATGACAACGGTGACGCTGCTGGACACCCGACAGCAGGTTGAAAGCCAGGGCTGTTCTGTACAACTTCCTCTCTCTCAAACAGCCGGGCAGTGGGCACTACCAGCCCGCCTTCTGCATGGGGAAACAGGCTCGGGAGgttctgtgcctggcctggtgtcACACAGTGAGCCAGCGGCGAGCTAGAACCCAAACCACAGCCTGCTTGTGTCCAGCGGCCCTTGGAATGAGGAGGGTCACACGCTCTGTGTGACTTCCCTGTCACCCCCACACTTGACTATGAGCCTCTGAGGGCCTGGCTCTGCCACAGGACAGCGGGGCAGAAGCAGGGTCGGTCCAGGGGTGGGGTCTCTGGCCGCCCTCCGTGCTAACTCCTTGCAATCACACACTGCACCCCTGGGCGCCCGGAGGTCCCCCCAGCAGGGAGAGGATGCCGTGGTTCCCCTCCCTGGCCAACCTCCCatccccacccacctccctctGAGGTTGCTGTCATCTCTGGGTCCCCAGGGCCTCCAATGAGCCTGGAACACAGCGGGGCCCGAACCAAAGTCTTCGGGATGGACGAAGGAACCCTGAGCTCCTTTCTCTATGCCTACATCTGCGTGGGAGACGGATGGACAGCGGCATGGAGGCATCCATCTGTTTCTCTCAGAGCTGGTACACAGCAGGCGCTCAATGAATgattgttggaaaaaaaaaaaaaaaagcgtgcgTGGCCACCGGGGTGCCCACCTGCTCCACAGCCTGCTCGTAGTGTCTGAAGTTCTCCAGCTCCCGCTTGGTCCTTTCTGTGAGCTGCTGGAAGATCTGCTTCCTCCAGGCGGCGGTCTGGGCCGGCGTGATGGACAGGGACAGTGTCTGCACCGAGGGAGACAGGCCTGTGGGGCAGGCAGAGCTTCAGGGCCGGGGCACCGTCCTGCCCGCAGCTGGGCAGGAAGCCACGGCGCTCCCCTCCACCAAATCAGCCCTTTCTAGGTCAAAAGCTACGCTCTCTGTTAAGCCTCCTTCCACCCTTCGCCCTGACGGACAAGTTGCTCTCCCCCAGTAATTCAGCCTGGAAAGCGGCCACCACTGCTAGCCCAGGGGATGGGCTGCAGACAGGGGAAGAGGTATTGGCCACTGTGCTTCCAGGTCCTGACAGCCTCAGGCTGGCCTCTGGAGGCCACAGAGGAGCCCAACGTCTGGCTCAGGGCTGCTGAGCACAGTGAGGCATCCAGGGAGGACAGCAGGCCTGCCTGAGCCCCCCAACCCCGGCCTCCTCCCACACCCCACACCCCCAGGGCACCTGGCCATGTGGTTGCCCCCAGGCCCTGCAGGAACCCTTACCCGCTTGGACAGTGAACCACCTGGGCATGGCACATGCCTCCACCACGCAGCCGCCTCCCGATACCCAGGCCCACAGCGGGTGGTCATCCACCCCGTACGGCTCCTCCAAGCCCAGCGGGAGGAGCCCCAGCGAGGAGAGGCTGGTGGTCTCGGGGAAGCCAGCGGCCGAGTGGCTGGGCACTTTCTTGGGCTCCTTGAGGTCAATATTGGTCCAGGGCAGCTCGGCTGGGGTGAGGGCGGGGCCGGGGTGTGTGTCAGGTCCGGCCTCCCCGCTGCCCTCGGCTGGGCAGGTATCCTCCACGGTATCTTCTGCAGTCCTGCCAGCCCCTGGGCCCGAGGCTGAGCTCCCCGTGGGATTCTTGGAATCGTCTAGAGGCTCTGCAGGGAGAGGCTGGCCAGGCCCCGGTCTCTCGACTTCTGAGGAGGCATCGGTGTCGCTGGGGGCAGATTCGCCACTGCCCCTCACCTCGTCACCGAAGAAGCAGCCGGCACTAGGGACAAATCAGGGCAGACCTGTCACTCCCTTGCAGGGGAACAGGTGCTACCAGGCAGGCCAGGTTCCAGCGTGCTCCACCATCACTGCCTGTGGAAACGGGCAAGTCAGAACCTCTCTgaactgtctctttctctgtgcaAGATATACGTCAGCACCTGCTTCCAGAAAGCTGACACCTGCACCACCCTGCAGACCAATCACATCAATATACCTGAGGATGAAGATCTGGAattagtatttctttctttttttttttttttgagacggagtctcgctctgttgcccaggctggagttcagtggccggatctcggctcactgcaagctccgccttccaggttcacgccattctcctgtctcagcctcccgagtagctgggactacagacgcccgcctcgtcgcccggctagttttttgtattttttagtagagacggggtttcaccgtgttagccaggatggtctcgatctcctgacctcgtgatctgcccgtctcggcctcccaaagtgctgggattacaggcttgagcccccgcgcccggctctcttttttttttttttttttagatggagtctcactgtcacccaggctgtggtgcggtggtgcaaacttggctcactgcaacctccgcctcccaggttcaagagattctcctacctctgcctcctgagtagctgacagattacaggcgcccaccaccacgcctggctgatttttgtatttttagtagagatggggtttcaccatgttggccaggctggtcttgaactcctgacctcaagtgatccgctgacctcaagtgatccactggcctcagtctcccaaagtattgggattacaggcttcagccaccgtgcctgatcataaaccttttttctttataaaagacccagccttggccgggcgtggtggctcaagcctgtaatcccagcactttgggaggccgagacaggtggatcacgaggtcaggagatcgagaccatcctggctaacacagtgaaaccccgtctctactaaaaaatacaaaaaaccagccgggcgaggtggcgggcgcctgtactcccagctactcgggaggctgaggcaggagaatggcgtgaacccaggaggcggagcttgcagtgagccgagatctggccactgcactccagcctgggggacagagcaagactctgtctcaaaaaaaaaaaaaaaaaaaaaaaaagatttaccagctggggccaggcgtggtggctcatacccagcacttccggaggctgaggcgggccgatcacaaggttaggagatcgagctcatcctggctaacacggtgaaaccccatctctattaaaaatacaaaaaattagctgggcgtggtggcgggcgcctgtagtcccagttactcggggaggctgaggcaggagaatggtgtgaacccgggaggcggagcctgcaatgagctgagatcgcgccacggcactccagcctgggcaacagagcgagactccgtctcaaaacaaaacaaaaaacaaacaaacaaaaaaaagaactaccagctggccgggtgtggtggctcacgcctgtaatcctagcactttgggagacagaggtaggagggtcacttgaggtcaggagttcaagaccagcctggccaacatggtgaaactccatctttactaaaaatacaagaattagccaggtgtggtggtgaacacctgtaatcccagctacttgggaggctgaggtgggaggatcacttgggcccaggagtttgaggctgcagtgagccatgatcacaccactgcactctagcctggatgacacagtgagactgtctcaaaacaaaacaaaaagccaccTACCATCTGAGCAGACTAAACCCTCAGGTGACACACGAGCAAACGCCTGCCCTGGCCATCCTCCCTGACCCTCTGGGCTGACAGCACAGCAGGGTGGCGACCACCAGGCTCAGGGCACAGAGGCGTGTGGACCAGGGACTGGGGAGGGTCACAGCTACAGGTGGGAACGTGGACGGCTGCAGAGCCCGGGCCCTGAGCGCCATCTCCATCCACGCCCGTGATGTGAACATTGCCACTGCAGAGCTGAGCTGTCCCCAGCTCATCCACGGAGTCGCCTGCCTGTGCTCTCACGGCCGGTGGGCAGAGCTGGGGCTTGTCCACGCTCTTTAGACCCACGGACCCCCAGGTGCGACCCCAGAACTGCAGCAGCATCACCCAGGGGCTGGTGAGAAATACTAAGTCTCCAACAGAAACTCGGGGTGAGACCCGGAGATCAAAGTCTGAACAAACCCTCCAGGCAACCCAGGTGCCTGGGTCTGAGACCACCACTGCAGGCTAGGCAGAGCCCCTCTGTCCCATCCTTGTTTCCCCTGGACAGAGGGGTCTTTACTTCTATTGCAGAGAACTGTTTCTGCCCCAGATCTTCAGCCTTTGGACCCAATGGGGCAACCCACGTCAGGGTCGAGCCTAACCTCCATCACGATGGCCCAGCCTTACCCTGCTCCCAGCGCCACCACCAGCAACCCGGAGTGTGTGCAACACCCCCAGCGGCCACCCTGGGCTGCCCCAGGACCCCCTCTCTGTGGGACCGAGGCAGGAGGGCTTCGGCTCTTGTGGCTCTTGTGAGTGAAGACCCATTTTCTCCTGCCTGGGACAAGTCCCGGGACCCAGTGGGGCAGGTGGCAGACTCTTCTGGACGTGACCACCTAGGCTCAGACAGCCCGTCCCAGCCTGGCTCCTGCACAGCCTGCCGTCCCTGGTCACCTGAGGAGACTAGACGAGCTGCCGGAGTGTGACCGGTCACACTCTCGGGCCGCGATGATGGCCTTCCAGGTCTTCCCGCTGAGCTCGCTGGGGGTGACGCCCTGCCGGAAGTACACAGCTCGGTCCTCACAGCCAATGCCCCACACCTGGAAGAGAGAGGCTCTGTTCTGAGGAAGCGGGGCGCAGGCCCGGGGGCTCCTCTCGCTTCCTGGGGTTGCAGAATGCGGGCAGGGTCCTCCATATGCAGGTGTGTGTGGGCTGGGAAGGTCCATGGTGGGGCTGTGTGGTGGGCACAGAAGTCAAATGCTGGAAGGGGGCTCAGGAGAAGCTGCGACCTGGTCCCATCTCCCTGTCCTCAGGCAGAGCCGGGGTTTCAAGGTGACTAGGTCCAGGCAAAGTGGCGGGGCTCGGGGACGCTCTATTAGGAAGTGAGTTTCACCTGCCTCCCTGTCCTGCGTGTGCCCTCTGGTGGGAAGCAGATGCCCCCGTGAACTCAGAAGTGGtcctggttttgttgtttttgtttttgttgttgagacagagtcttgctctgttgcccaggctggagtgcaatggcgcaacctcggctcactgaaacctctgcctccagggctcaagtgattctcctgcctcagcctcccaagtagctgggattacaggctcccatcaccacacccagctaaggtttttttgtttgtttgttttagatggagtcttgctctgtcaccaggctggagtgcagtggcgtgattcagctcactgcaacctccgcctcccagattcaaccgattctcctgcctcagcctccagagtagctgggactacagtcacgtgctaccacgcccagctaatttttgtatttttagtagagaggaggtttcaccatgttggtcaggctggtctcaaactcctgacctcaggtgatccacccacttcggcctcccaaagtgttgggattacggcagtgagacaccgcgcccggaatgtttttggttttttttagagacatgatctcactctgtcacccaggctggagtgcagtggtacaatcgtggctcattgcagcctcgaccccctgggcacaagcaatcctcctgccttggcctactgagtagttgggactacaggtgcacaccac
It includes:
- the TECPR1 gene encoding tectonin beta-propeller repeat-containing protein 1 isoform X1 — translated: MQVPCPCLASQVWYREDVSHSNPEGSSWSLLDTPGEVVQISCGPHDLLWATLWEGQALVREGINRSNPKGSSWSVVEPPGSENGVMHVSVGVSVVWAVTKDQKVWFRRGVNSHNPCGTSWIEMVGEMLMVNVGMNDQVWGIGCEDRAVYFRQGVTPSELSGKTWKAIIAARECDRSHSGSSSSLLSAGCFFGDEVRGSGESAPSDTDASSEVERPGPGQPLPAEPLDDSKNPTGSSASGPGAGRTAEDTVEDTCPAEGSGEAGPDTHPGPALTPAELPWTNIDLKEPKKVPSHSAAGFPETTSLSSLGLLPLGLEEPYGVDDHPLWAWVSGGGCVVEACAMPRWFTVQAGLSPSVQTLSLSITPAQTAAWRKQIFQQLTERTKRELENFRHYEQAVEQSVWVKTGTLQWWCDWKPHKWVDVRVALEQFTGHDGARDSILFIYYVVHEEKKYTHIFLNEVVALVPVLNETKHSFALYTPERTRQRWPVRLAAATEQDMNDWQLALLSLSCCESRKVQGRPSPQAIWSITCKGDIFVSEPSPDLEAHEHPLPCDQMFWRQMGGHLRMVEANSQGVVWGIGYDHTAWVYTGGYGGGCFQGLASSTSNIYTQSDVKCVHIYENQRWNPVTGYTSR
- the TECPR1 gene encoding tectonin beta-propeller repeat-containing protein 1 isoform X2; amino-acid sequence: MQVPCPCLASQVWYREDVSHSNPEGSSWSLLDTPGEVVQISCGPHDLLWATLWEGQALVREGINRSNPKGSSWSVVEPPGSENGVMHVSVGVSVVWAVTKDQKVWFRRGVNSHNPCGTSWIEMVGEMLMVNVGMNDQVWGIGCEDRAVYFRQGVTPSELSGKTWKAIIAARECDRSHSGSSSSLLSAGCFFGDEVRGSGESAPSDTDASSEVERPGPGQPLPAEPLDDSKNPTGSSASGPGAGRTAEDTVEDTCPAEGSGEAGPDTHPGPALTPAELPWTNIDLKEPKKVPSHSAAGFPETTSLSSLGLLPLGLEEPYGVDDHPLWAWVSGGGCVVEACAMPRWFTVQAGLSPSVQTLSLSITPAQTAAWRKQIFQQLTERTKRELENFRHYEQAVEQSVWVKTGTLQWWCDWKPHKWVDVRVALEQFTGHDGARDSILFIYYVVHEEKKYTHIFLNEVVALVPVLNETKHSFALYTPERTRQRWPVRLAAATEQDMNDWLALLSLSCCESRKVQGRPSPQAIWSITCKGDIFVSEPSPDLEAHEHPLPCDQMFWRQMGGHLRMVEANSQGVVWGIGYDHTAWVYTGGYGGGCFQGLASSTSNIYTQSDVKCVHIYENQRWNPVTGYTSR